The Pempheris klunzingeri isolate RE-2024b chromosome 1, fPemKlu1.hap1, whole genome shotgun sequence genome includes a region encoding these proteins:
- the scml2 gene encoding polycomb protein SCMH1 isoform X2, translating to MGRTPHRDQKEEKERRSSITAGSALDKSNEPFSWEDYLRETSSIAASPTCFKQSRIPPSNDFKVGMKLEARDPRNSNSVCIATVMGMMGTRLRLRLDGSDNTNDFWRLVDSLDIQPIGTCERNGDMLQPPLGFRMNASSWPMFLLRTLSGAEMAPASAFKKEPASPVKNYFQPGMKLEAVDRKNPYLICPATVGEVRGQEIFVMFDGWRGAFDYWCPYDSRDIFPVGWCSLTKHSLQPPGNFFTLPGALLAPVSSTSSSLTTRRSSSNSSSMQTSYRLPNPLPPLPVRKGVRGRRPKSQTIALLKAAAEAAAAAAVNGASQSPARTGSEAQLAPRPHKKRGPKPRNKRKPRVVQSLVAPSVTGPPPETRLSSSHVSIDSSHSNGSSVVCTVCVYVNKHGDYGPHLDRKLVQQLPDHFGPAPVNAVLQQAVQACVDCTYQPSVLLSFLQSQSHTGGEVIRVRSEHGIRYVKLPSVSSTSSVLRFLENMCQHLESDSLFSSQPFNPYSNNARFYNRTKSEPLTHTENGLSNDDSTKDPAPSARSLHTASDYRATKKERPYYSGQTQTPPPLRRVSSNPTELGPMGAHRRVEASSTTGPDHVKQDKEGSGNDASSWSVDDVVRFVQEADPQTLGPHVELFRKHEIDGKALMLLRSDVIMKYMGLKLGPALKLCHHIERLKQTKQ from the exons TCCAGAATCCCACCCTCCAATGACTTTAAAGTAGGCATGAAACTTGAGGCACGGGACCCTCGCAACTCTAACTCTGTGTGCATTGCAACGGTGATGGGCATGATGGGTACTCGTCTACGCCTGCGTTTGGATGGCAGTGACAACACCAACGACTTCTGGAGGCTGGTCGACTCGTTAGACATCCAACCGATAGGAACCTGTGAGAGGAACGGAGACATGCTGCAGCCACCGCTGG GTTTTAGGATGAACGCCTCCTCGTGGCCCATGTTCCTCCTGCGGACGCTGAGTGGAGCGGAGATGGCCCCTGCCTCTGCTTTTAAAAAG gagCCAGCCAGCCCTGTTAAAAACTACTTCCAGCCTGGTATGAAGCTGGAGGCGGTGGACCGGAAGAACCCCTACCTGATTTGTCCCGCCACAgtgggagaggtcagaggtcaggagaTTTTCGTCATGTTCGATGGCTGGCGAGGTGCCTTCGACTATTGGTGCCCCTACGACTCCAGAGACATCTTCCCCGTCGGCTGGTGTTCCCTGACAAAACACAGCTTACAGCCGCCTGGAAACTTCT TTACCCTCCCTGGTGCGCTCCTGGCTCCTGTTTCTTCCACCTCATCCTCCCTCACTACACGTCGctcctcttcaaactcctcctcCATGCAGACCTCATACCGGCTGCCCAACCCCTTGCCACCCCTCCCTGTGCGCAAGGGTGTCCGAGGTCGTCGCCCCAAATCCCAGACTATTGCCTTGCTGAAGGCAGCGGCTGAGGCTGCTGCGGCAGCGGCAGTAAATGGAGCATCGCAGAGCCCTGCCAGGACTGGCTCTGAGGCTCAACTGGCCCCCAGACCACACAAGAAGAGAGGGCCTAAGCCCAGGAACAAG AGGAAGCCTCGGGTGGTGCAATCCCTGGTGGCACCATCCGTTACAGGTCCGCCTCCAGAGACCAGGCTGAGCTCCAGCCACGTCTCAATAGACAGCAGCCATAGCAACGGCTCCAGTGTAGTTTGCACAG tgtgtgtctatgtgaaCAAGCACGGTGACTATGGCCCACATCTTGACCGAAAACTAGTTCAGCAGCTCCCAGACCACTTTGGTCCGGCTCCAGTCAACGCGGTCCTCCAGCAGGCTGTTCAGGCCTGTGTGGACTGTACGTACCAGccgtctgtgctgctgtcattCCTACAGAGCCAATCCCACACAGGAGGAGAGGTCATCAGAG TTCGGTCAGAGCATGGAATCCGATACGTGAAGCTGCCCTCCGTCTCCAGTACGTCTTCTGTGCTGCGGTTCCTGGAGAACATGTGCCAGCATCTGGAGAGTGACAGTCTGTTCAGCTCGCAGCCGTTCAACCCTTACAGCAACAACGCACGCTTCTACAACAGGACCAAGTCAG AACCACTGACCCACACTGAGAACGGCCTGTCTAATGATGATTCCACAAAGGATCCCGCTCCCAGCGCCCGCTCTCTTCACACTGCATCGGACTACAGAGCAACAAAGAAGGAACGGCCATATTACTCTGGGCAGACACAGACGCCACCACCCCTACGGCGTGTCAGCTCCAACCCGACTGAACTTGGCCCGATGGGTGCACACAGACGAGTGGAGG CTAGTTCAACAACAGGCCCAGACCATGTGAAACAGGACAAGGAGGGATCAGGGAACGACGCGTCTTCCTGGTCAGTTGATGATGTCGTACGGTTCGTCCAGGAGGCGGATCCCCAAACTCTTGGCCCGCATGTTGAGCTGTTCAGGAAACAC GAGATCGATGGCAAGGCTCTGATGCTGCTACGCAGTGATGTCATTATGAAATACATGGGACTGAAGCTGGGCCCTGCGCTCAAACTCTGTCATCACATCGAGAGGCTGAAACAGACGAAACAATAG
- the scml2 gene encoding polycomb protein SCMH1 isoform X1, whose translation MGRTPHRDQKEEKERRSSITAGSALDKSNEPFSWEDYLRETSSIAASPTCFKQSRIPPSNDFKVGMKLEARDPRNSNSVCIATVMGMMGTRLRLRLDGSDNTNDFWRLVDSLDIQPIGTCERNGDMLQPPLGFRMNASSWPMFLLRTLSGAEMAPASAFKKEPASPVKNYFQPGMKLEAVDRKNPYLICPATVGEVRGQEIFVMFDGWRGAFDYWCPYDSRDIFPVGWCSLTKHSLQPPGNFFTLPGALLAPVSSTSSSLTTRRSSSNSSSMQTSYRLPNPLPPLPVRKGVRGRRPKSQTIALLKAAAEAAAAAAVNGASQSPARTGSEAQLAPRPHKKRGPKPRNKRKPRVVQSLVAPSVTGPPPETRLSSSHVSIDSSHSNGSSVVCTVCVYVNKHGDYGPHLDRKLVQQLPDHFGPAPVNAVLQQAVQACVDCTYQPSVLLSFLQSQSHTGGEVIRVRSEHGIRYVKLPSVSSTSSVLRFLENMCQHLESDSLFSSQPFNPYSNNARFYNRTKSEPLTHTENGLSNDDSTKDPAPSARSLHTASDYRATKKERPYYSGQTQTPPPLRRVSSNPTELGPMGAHRRVEAASSTTGPDHVKQDKEGSGNDASSWSVDDVVRFVQEADPQTLGPHVELFRKHEIDGKALMLLRSDVIMKYMGLKLGPALKLCHHIERLKQTKQ comes from the exons TCCAGAATCCCACCCTCCAATGACTTTAAAGTAGGCATGAAACTTGAGGCACGGGACCCTCGCAACTCTAACTCTGTGTGCATTGCAACGGTGATGGGCATGATGGGTACTCGTCTACGCCTGCGTTTGGATGGCAGTGACAACACCAACGACTTCTGGAGGCTGGTCGACTCGTTAGACATCCAACCGATAGGAACCTGTGAGAGGAACGGAGACATGCTGCAGCCACCGCTGG GTTTTAGGATGAACGCCTCCTCGTGGCCCATGTTCCTCCTGCGGACGCTGAGTGGAGCGGAGATGGCCCCTGCCTCTGCTTTTAAAAAG gagCCAGCCAGCCCTGTTAAAAACTACTTCCAGCCTGGTATGAAGCTGGAGGCGGTGGACCGGAAGAACCCCTACCTGATTTGTCCCGCCACAgtgggagaggtcagaggtcaggagaTTTTCGTCATGTTCGATGGCTGGCGAGGTGCCTTCGACTATTGGTGCCCCTACGACTCCAGAGACATCTTCCCCGTCGGCTGGTGTTCCCTGACAAAACACAGCTTACAGCCGCCTGGAAACTTCT TTACCCTCCCTGGTGCGCTCCTGGCTCCTGTTTCTTCCACCTCATCCTCCCTCACTACACGTCGctcctcttcaaactcctcctcCATGCAGACCTCATACCGGCTGCCCAACCCCTTGCCACCCCTCCCTGTGCGCAAGGGTGTCCGAGGTCGTCGCCCCAAATCCCAGACTATTGCCTTGCTGAAGGCAGCGGCTGAGGCTGCTGCGGCAGCGGCAGTAAATGGAGCATCGCAGAGCCCTGCCAGGACTGGCTCTGAGGCTCAACTGGCCCCCAGACCACACAAGAAGAGAGGGCCTAAGCCCAGGAACAAG AGGAAGCCTCGGGTGGTGCAATCCCTGGTGGCACCATCCGTTACAGGTCCGCCTCCAGAGACCAGGCTGAGCTCCAGCCACGTCTCAATAGACAGCAGCCATAGCAACGGCTCCAGTGTAGTTTGCACAG tgtgtgtctatgtgaaCAAGCACGGTGACTATGGCCCACATCTTGACCGAAAACTAGTTCAGCAGCTCCCAGACCACTTTGGTCCGGCTCCAGTCAACGCGGTCCTCCAGCAGGCTGTTCAGGCCTGTGTGGACTGTACGTACCAGccgtctgtgctgctgtcattCCTACAGAGCCAATCCCACACAGGAGGAGAGGTCATCAGAG TTCGGTCAGAGCATGGAATCCGATACGTGAAGCTGCCCTCCGTCTCCAGTACGTCTTCTGTGCTGCGGTTCCTGGAGAACATGTGCCAGCATCTGGAGAGTGACAGTCTGTTCAGCTCGCAGCCGTTCAACCCTTACAGCAACAACGCACGCTTCTACAACAGGACCAAGTCAG AACCACTGACCCACACTGAGAACGGCCTGTCTAATGATGATTCCACAAAGGATCCCGCTCCCAGCGCCCGCTCTCTTCACACTGCATCGGACTACAGAGCAACAAAGAAGGAACGGCCATATTACTCTGGGCAGACACAGACGCCACCACCCCTACGGCGTGTCAGCTCCAACCCGACTGAACTTGGCCCGATGGGTGCACACAGACGAGTGGAGG CAGCTAGTTCAACAACAGGCCCAGACCATGTGAAACAGGACAAGGAGGGATCAGGGAACGACGCGTCTTCCTGGTCAGTTGATGATGTCGTACGGTTCGTCCAGGAGGCGGATCCCCAAACTCTTGGCCCGCATGTTGAGCTGTTCAGGAAACAC GAGATCGATGGCAAGGCTCTGATGCTGCTACGCAGTGATGTCATTATGAAATACATGGGACTGAAGCTGGGCCCTGCGCTCAAACTCTGTCATCACATCGAGAGGCTGAAACAGACGAAACAATAG